A segment of the Leptospira barantonii genome:
CGAAGTGATCGTTCATCACTTGATGGACAACGCCGAATTTCCGTTGAACTTCGGAGGCGTGCAGGTTTTCGAAGGCGAAAACGGTTTCGATCCTTCCACTTCTTCGATCTTTACCGATCACGAAACCGGAAAACGTTTTCACTTTGTCGGCGGGTTCGACATGCACATCACGAAACGGGTCACTATGATGTGGATCGTTGCGTTTCTACTTTTTATCATCTTCATTCCTGCGGCGAAAATCATCGCAAAGAATCCTCTGAAGGTTCAGTCCCGTTTCGCAAACACCGTGGAAGTTTTCGTAAACTTCTTACGCAAGGACATCGTGGACGAAAGTATGCACGGCCACGGACACGGATACTACCACTACATCTTCACTCTGTTCTTCTTTATTCTTTTTTGTAACCTGATGGGACTGGTTCCTTCCGTGGGAGAATTGCTCGTTGTCGGTAAAGACTTCGGTGTTCTTGCGGGAACCAAACTGGGAATTTTTACACCGGTTCCGGAGACCTTGGTTCATCACGCGGCTCATTCTTCTCACGAAGCTCCGTTTGTCGCAAAAATCTGGAGCGGTATCACCGTAACCGGCGATATTTCCGTTACGATGACTCTCGCGCTTCTTACCATGTTGTTGATTTACTCCGCGGGTTTTATCTACCAAGGACCGAAGTTCATTTGGCATTCCGTTCCAAACGGAGTTCCACTTCCTTTGTATCTGATCATGTGGCCTTTGGAGTTCATCGTTTCTCCGATGGCGAAAACATTCGCACTCACAGTGCGTCTTTTGGCGAACATGACCGCCGGACACGTTATCATTCTCGCTCTGATGGGTTTTATCTTTCAGTTTCAATCTTGGGGAATCGTTCCCGTTTCGGTGATCGGCTCCGGATTGATCTACGTCTTGGAAATCTTCGTGGCTTTCCTTCAGGCGTATATTTTCGTTCTACTCACTTCCCTTTTCGTGGGATTGAGTATGCATAGGCATTGATTGTAGAATATTGCAATAAACACAGGAGGCAATGAGCAATATGGAATTTGGATTAGGATATATTGGTGTAGGAATCGCGGCTGGAGTCGCAATTCTCGGCGCAGCTCTCGGAATCGGAAGAATCGGTGGGTCCGCTACTGAAGGGATTTCAAGACAACCAGAAGCAGGTGGAAAAATTCAAACTGCAATGATTATCGCTGCAGCTCTTATTGAAGGTGCCGCTCTGTTCGCTCTCGTGATCGCTTTCCAAGCGGCGGGAACTCTGAACGAAGGTCTGAAAGCTACTGTTGCTAACCAAACAAAAGCTTCTGCATCTGCAGTAACCGAAGAAAAAGGAAAGTAAAAACTTGGTACTCTTAGC
Coding sequences within it:
- a CDS encoding ATP synthase F0 subunit C; translated protein: MEFGLGYIGVGIAAGVAILGAALGIGRIGGSATEGISRQPEAGGKIQTAMIIAAALIEGAALFALVIAFQAAGTLNEGLKATVANQTKASASAVTEEKGK
- the atpB gene encoding F0F1 ATP synthase subunit A produces the protein MVLNKTSFMTKKFIFFALLVVLLQLPVFASEESSHEATFDLNEVIVHHLMDNAEFPLNFGGVQVFEGENGFDPSTSSIFTDHETGKRFHFVGGFDMHITKRVTMMWIVAFLLFIIFIPAAKIIAKNPLKVQSRFANTVEVFVNFLRKDIVDESMHGHGHGYYHYIFTLFFFILFCNLMGLVPSVGELLVVGKDFGVLAGTKLGIFTPVPETLVHHAAHSSHEAPFVAKIWSGITVTGDISVTMTLALLTMLLIYSAGFIYQGPKFIWHSVPNGVPLPLYLIMWPLEFIVSPMAKTFALTVRLLANMTAGHVIILALMGFIFQFQSWGIVPVSVIGSGLIYVLEIFVAFLQAYIFVLLTSLFVGLSMHRH